In Drosophila simulans strain w501 chromosome X, Prin_Dsim_3.1, whole genome shotgun sequence, one DNA window encodes the following:
- the LOC6725930 gene encoding uncharacterized protein LOC6725930: MQAIHRWILLLLAGFVATCRADGLLELSCSSDAQCAQFERGRCVDMACICTARGSGERVPCTPLEERLKLTNIIGGSCPCPMPNAICHTRWQQCLCSEGHVSSVDRRRCLPEVVQVGGSCEFQQQCQLADRFSSCIGNQCLCLNHFEFHEGRCSAVLQSSCLEDKDCGSCGASICLTKTKRCGCSKNFVHNHNMTKCIKGSAYGDACEHSSPCKMNLGADGRCLDHLCVCRSTHYPKRVANQVAKDENDDHDAVNNVERITCAPIVPFGALCRNDSECRMQPMEQANATASIGHPMVCNWGECSCSETHRLEDNKCVFVENAATHYQLRGFVAFLCIQFTMILY, encoded by the exons ATGCAGGCGATACACAGGTGGATCCTACTGCTGCTGGCCGGATTTGTAGCTACATGTCGGGCGGACGGTCTGCTGGAGTTGTCCTGCAGCTCGGACGCACAGTGCGCCCAGTTCGAGCGCGGTCGCTGCGTGGACATGGCCTGCATCTGCACAGCACGTGGCTCCGGGGAACGGGTGCCATGTACGCCGCTGGAGGAGCGGCTCAAGCTGACCAACATCATTGGTGGTTCCTGTCCATGTCCCATGCCGAATGCCATATGCCACACGCGATGGCAGCAGTGCCTCTGCTCCGAGGGCCATGTGTCCAGTGTCGACCGGAGGCGCTGCCTGCCGGAGGTGGTCCAGGTGGGCGGAAGCTGTGAGTTCCAGCAGCAGTGCCAGCTGGCGGATCGGTTTAGCTCCTGCATTGGCAACCAGTGCCTCTGCCTCAACCACTTCGAATTCCACGAGGGACGTTGTTCGGCTGTTTTGC AATCAAGCTGTCTAGAGGACAAGGATTGCGGCAGCTGTGGAGCCTCGATTTGCCTGACAAAGACGAAGCGGTGCGGATGCTCCAAGAACTTTGTGCACAACCACAACATGACCAAGTGCATCAAGGGCTCCGCCTACGGCGACGCGTGCGAGCACAGTTCGCCGTGCAAGATGAACCTGGGAGCCGATGGCAGGTGCCTGGATCACCTCTGCGTCTGCCGTTCGACCCACTACCCCAAAAGGGTAGCCAACCAGGTGGCCAAGGACGAGAACGACGACCACGATGCGGTGAACAATGTGGAGCGGATCACTTGCGCACCCATCGTGCCGTTCGGAGCACTCTGTCGGAACGATAGCGAGTGTCGGATGCAGCCCATGGAGCAGGCGAATGCCACAGCATCCATTGGCCATCCCATGGTGTGCAATTGGGGCGAGTGCTCCTGTAGTGAGACCCATCGACTGGAGGACAACAAGTGCGTTTTTGTGGAGAACGCCGCCACGCATTATCAACTAAGAGGCTTTGTGGCCTTCCTTTGTATCCAGTTCACAATGATTCTTTATTAG
- the LOC6725931 gene encoding 39S ribosomal protein L38, mitochondrial gives MSFSNLFMKSGLNVVVRDAQAAVLMTATRQGHTIRGKPPGVARTLEQRIREENVEDPEVVARINIGFPQLKESRSAQLKKRLEHLKSQRSDKQLEQLARSNKLIIDLDKVQGTYVKTTGQHDLRLLADHYGIFEHLFGSAYFVPRVPLNISYQLDGDSLAPVYNGNVIKPAEAAKPPQISFDGLVDPITGQAAGQDTYWTLVASNPDAHYTNGTAECLHWFIANIPNGKVSEGQVLAEYLPPFPPRGVGYQRMVFVLYKQQARLDLGSYQLAAADYGNLEKRTFSTLDFYGQHQEQLTPAGLAFYQTNWDESLTQLYHDVLKSKEPVYEYDFPKPYLADQKFFPLKQPFNLYMDKHRDQKQVNKEYLERKLAKTHPFEGPKKPLRYPNAHPIRDVPSWLRTEIRKERLGTGRVQDY, from the exons ATGTCTTTCAgtaatttgtttatgaaaaGTGGCCTAAATGTGGTCGTGCGCGATGCCCAGGCCGCCGTCCTGATGACCGCCACCCGGCAAGGACACACCATACGCGGCAAGCCGCCCGGCGTGGCCCGTACCCTGGAGCAGCGGATCCGTG AGGAGAACGTTGAGGATCCGGAGGTGGTGGCCCGCATCAACATTGGCTTCCCGCAGCTAAAGGAGTCGCGCTCGGCGCAGCTAAAGAAGCGACTGGAGCACCTGAAGTCCCAGCGCAGTGacaagcagctggagcagctggcgcGGAGCAACAAGT TGATCATCGATTTGGACAAGGTGCAGGGCACCTATGTGAAGACCACAGGCCAGCATGATCTTCGCCTGCTGGCCGACCACTACGGCATCTTCGAGCACCTCTTTGGCAGCGCCTACTTTGTGCCCCGCGTGCCGCTCAACATAAGCTACCAACTGGACGGCGATAGTCTGGCACCCGTCTACAATGGCAACGTGATCAAGCCCGCGGAGGCAGCCAAGCCGCCTCAGATCAGTTTCGATGGCCTAGTGGATCCCATTACGGGACAAGCCGCCGGCCAGGACACTTACTGGACCCTGGTGGCCAGCAATCCCGATGCACACTACACAAATGGAACTGCCGAGTGCCTGCATTGGTTTAT TGCCAACATACCCAACGGCAAGGTGAGCGAGGGCCAGGTTCTCGCCGAGTATCTACCGCCGTTCCCGCCGAGGGGCGTTGGTTACCAACGCATGGTCTTTGTGCTCTACAAGCAGCAGGCGCGCCTTGATCTCGGCTCTTATCAGCTGGCTGCTGCCGACTACGGCAATCTGGAGAAGCGCACCTTCAGCACCCTGGACTTCTATGGCCAGCACCAGGAGCAACTGACGCCTGCTGGCCTCGCCTTCTATCAGACCAACTGGGACGAGTCATTGACGCAGCTCTACCACGATGTCTTGA AGAGCAAGGAGCCCGTTTATGAGTACGACTTCCCCAAGCCGTACCTGGCCGACCAGAAGTTCTTCCCGCTGAAGCAGCCCTTCAATCTGTACATGGACAAGCACCGCGACCAGAAGCAGGTGAACAAGGAGTATCTGGAACGCAAGCTGGCCAAAACGCATCCGTTCGAGGGGCCAAAGAAGCCGCTGCGCTACCCCAACGCTCATCCCATACGCGATGTGCCCTCGTGGCTGCGCACCGAGATCCGGAAGGAGCGCCTGGGCACTGGGCGCGTCCAGGACTACTAG
- the LOC6725932 gene encoding inositol polyphosphate-4-phosphatase type I A isoform X1, with protein sequence MRFNKPELNSLASNPATRFDKEGLLIITDRQEGFLWRSSEVRVERWCKLRGNLLFYLKDKDPKSAVAGLLVLENCRARIQNEERDPDGYVFDLDFKDSPSERFITRSSAERLAWVQCIEQASSERLNALIRQLKDQIVSQSRQPSSGASSMGNHIDLGMPLEQQMQEQLQLHGQLAEDGQLSVSVTTEVVAPIEELDLSELPICETALSCDTLPLDTLGRPPNPQVVCSLLPTAGEDCVWREHARTELQERTRTPQFLCTMRFQRSAGLSASTRLRFSVFDVRERMTLTAVPLGHAEVALGVIQDTSRLRLPLTSPRGECGFITLASWSPDAAVEPGQSGNGPPRSSTQLFEGSAGAGVATTSSRRAHRRTQSLPPKLGVRLFVPQQCGLQRVCSNPRLRTYRLHSSLGADISVQETLLESRLCCQLPQQLLSIWIQREKELLQEISGMGELSGEWRWRQMNLLEEHLRLLKDYSQAKQNIQQLARDGVSFKRSSAKADESLEFLPVNLHVQRMWAQNDTLQRRGLLDVVTVGAFTRHDPKGRKCGGLIKLLQESKSWKLEQSNACKVQAANDAVQATKQLRKEIVELMSQLLQLASRRSSMDMMPLCNQMVARTRTLLNLWEPSIVEEAVAFIERHRIIEEPENVLMEPMSPFRKITQQLTALELKSPELEDFATPVVAPPDLWPRGQPPLMRSNSWHPSNSSPSSSLDIRAIDSLQHVVKCYNDHLRSLEQGRQPGRQDEDEEQEATYQSLPVAWQTQSEVSTAAQVPPSDNPADLSVLQLIDLDEIGRQAQRQRHHQPPAGFLDTKLMSSSPSANYYRPTEEPEPLDLTQLNIEASVMCLVSKLKFFCGRCDSPAIRLRHPKAPIKREGFAVAPQQAPDVIAASAASGKQAPNLALDLKPQSVGGSGGTTTAGSVAVKKGNKFTDGLDLSMTTDWAAELRPSMRKLRHAMDRLLKTARLMHSVQRLQQDMRCNRLQASIMYRRDVCFSQALTALVSSLMLRLWGSELDMGYLVMLRDLGPLAYFEGLLTLYGNEADMWSDMCIAIEDLSAVSFQLVRAQGEVAQTPMPRITGSRQALELQLPVPEHSLPGNGTSISFKITPVFFNIGINEKASFAETLGQTKEQHRSNWDNYLRLSQYFGRYRKLGLGSVDTGESLQSLLGFMEQQLRANVSKNVKILHLAEDACRLMDGLRFTSCKSAKDRTGMAVTLEQCRVLVREFQLPAKHVPYALSTMRSEGTRMDNVLKNIGKRKYAFNRTQVSFLPAMYRPPVGSYGKAQT encoded by the exons ATGCGATTTAACAAGCCGGAACTGAACTCACTGGCCAGCAATCCAGCAACGCGATTCGACAAAGAGGGCCTGCTCATCATCACCGATCGCCAGGAGGGCTTCCTGTGGCGCTCCAGCGAAG TCAGAGTTGAACGTTGGTGTAAACTGCGTGGCAATTTACTGTTCTACCTCAAGGATAAGGACCCCAAGTCAGCGGTGGCCGGCCTCCTGGTGCTGGAGAACTGTCGTGCGCGCATCCAGAATGAGGAGCGTGATCCCGACGGCTACGTATTCGATCTAG ACTTCAAGGACAGCCCATCGGAGCGTTTCATCACACGCTCGTCGGCCGAACGCCTGGCCTGGGTGCAGTGCATCGAGCAGGCATCCAGCGAGAGGCTGAACGCGCTCATTCGCCAGCTAAAGGATCAGATTGTCAGCCAGAGTCGCCAGCCCAGCAGCGGAGCATCCTCCATGGGCAATCACATTGACCTCGGCATGCCGCTGGAGCAGCAAATGCAGGAGCAGCTACAGCTGCACGGCCAGTTGGCGGAGGACGGACAGTTGTCCGTGTCCGTGACCACGGAGGTGGTGGCGCCGATTGAAG AACTCGATCTCTCGGAGCTGCCCATCTGCGAGACGGCGCTCTCCTGTGATACCCTGCCCCTGGACACGCTGGGGCGACCGCCCAATCCGCAGGTGGTGTGCTCGCTGCTACCGACGGCTGGAGAGGATTGCGTGTGGCGGGAGCACGCACGCACCGAGCTGCAGGagcgcacacgcacaccccAGTTCCTGTGCACGATGCGCTTCCAGCGCAGCGCCGGATTGTCGGCCAGCACACGGCTTCGCTTCAGCGTCTTCGATGTCCGCGAACGGATGACGCTCACCGCCGTGCCGCTGGGCCATGCCGAGGTGGCCCTCGGCGTCATCCAGGACACCAGCCGGCTGCGCCTGCCACTCACATCGCCGCGCGGCGAGTGCGGCTTCATCACCCTGGCCTCCTGGTCACCCGACGCTGCCGTGGAGCCCGGCCAGTCGGGGAATGGTCCGCCGCGTTCCAGCACCCAGCTCTTCGAGGGATCGGCTGGCGCCGGTGTAGCCACAACGAGCAGCAGACGAG CCCATCGTCGCACCCAGTCGCTGCCGCCGAAGCTGGGCGTCCGCCTCTTTGTGCCGCAACAGTGCGGCCTGCAGCGGGTGTGCTCCAATCCCCGCCTGCGCACATACCGCCTGCACTCGTCGCTGGGTGCGGACATCAGTGTGCAGGAGACGCTGCTGGAGTCGCGCCTCTGCTGCCAGCTGCCCCAGCAGCTGCTCTCCATTTGGATACAGCGCGAgaaggagctgctgcaggagATCTCCGGCATGGGTGAGCTGAGCGGCGAGTGGCGCTGGCGGCAGATGAACCTGCTGGAGGAGCATCTGCGCCTGCTCAAGGACTACTCGCAGGCCAAGCAGAACATCCAGCAGCTGGCCCGCGATGGTGTCTCCTTCAAGCGCTCCTCCGCGAAGGCGGACGAGTCGCTGGAGTTCCTGCCGGTCAATCTGCACGTGCAGCGGATGTGGGCGCAGAACGACACGCTGCAGCGACGCGGCCTCCTGGACGTGGTCACCGTGGGCGCCTTCACGCGCCACGATCCCAAGGGACGCAAGTGCGGCGGTCTCATTAA ATTGCTGCAGGAGAGCAAATCGTGGAAGCTGGAGCAGAGCAACGCTTGCAAGGTGCAGGCGGCCAACGATGCCGTGCAGGCCACCAAGCAGCTGCGCAAGGAGATCGTCGAGCTGATgtcgcagctgctgcagttggccAGTCGACGCAGTTCCATGGACATGATGCCGCTGTGCAACCAGATGGTGGCGCGCACACGCACGCTGCTAAATCTCTGGGAGCCGAGCATCGtcgaggaggcggtggccttCATCGAGCGCCATCGCATCATCGAGGAGCCGGAGAACGTGCTGATGGAGCCGATGTCGCCGTTCCGCAAGATAACCCAACAACTGACCGCGCTGGAACTGAAGTCACCGGAGCTGGAGGACTTCGCCACGCCGGTGGTAGCGCCACCGGATCTCTGGCCACGCGGTCAGCCGCCGCTGATGCGTTCGAACAGTTGGCATCCGAGCAATAGCTCGCCGTCCAGCTCGCTGGACATCCGGGCCATCGATTCGCTGCAGCATGTGGTTAAATGCTACAACGATCACTTGCGCAGCCTGGAGCAGGGCAGGCAGCCAGGTCgccaggacgaggatgaggagcaggaggcCACATATCAGTCGCTGCCTGTTGCCTGGCAAACGCAATCGGAGGTCAGCACAGCCGCGCAGGTTCCGCCATCGGATAACCCAGCTGACTTATCCGTGCTGCAGCTAATCGATCTGGACGAGATCGGACGGCAGGCGCAGCGACAGCGGCACCATCAGCCACCGGCCGGCTTTCTAGACACGAAGTTGATGAGCTCCTCGCCGTCGGCCAACTATTATCGGCCCACGGAGGAGCCGGAGCCACTGGATCTCACCCAGCTAAACATCGAGGCGAGCGTTATGTGCCTGGTCAGCAAGCTGAAGTTCTTCTGCGGACGCTGCGACAGTCCGGCGATCCGGCTGCGTCATCCGAAGGCGCCCATCAAGCGGGAGGGATTCGCTGTGGCGCCACAACAGGCGCCGGACGTGATAGCGGCCTCGGCAGCCAGCGGCAAGCAGGCACCCAATCTCGCGCTGGATCTCAAGCCGCAGTCCGTCGGTGGTAGTGGTGGAACCACCACAGCCGGCTCTGTGGCCGTAAAGAAGGGCAACAAGTTCACCGACGGCCTGGATCTCTCAATGACCACGGACTGGGCGGCGGAGCTGCGTCCCAGCATGCGAAAACTGCGCCACGCCATGGATCGCCTCCTGAAGACAGCCCGACTGATGCACTCGGTCCAGCGGCTGCAGCAGGACATGCGCTGCAATCGCCTCCAGGCGAGCATCATGTACCGCAGGGACGTCTGCTTCTCCCAGGCG CTAACCGCTCTGGTCAGCTCATTGATGCTGCGTCTCTGGGGCAGCGAGCTGGACATGGGCTATCTGGTGATGCTGCGCGACCTGGGCCCACTGGCCTACTTCGAGGGCCTGCTGACGCTGTACGGCAACGAGGCGGACATGTGGAGCGACATGTGCATCGCCATCGAGGACCTGTCCGCCGTCAGCTTCCAGCTGGTGCGGGCGCAGGGTGAGGTCGCCCAGACGCCCATGCCACGGATCACTGGCTCGCGACAGGCGCTGGAGTTGCAGCTGCCTGTGCCGGAGCACTCGCTGCCGGGCAATGGCACCTCCATTTCGTTCAAGATCACGCCCGTCTTCTTCAACATCGGCATCAACGAGAAGGCGAGCTTCGCCGAGACGCTGGGTCAGACCAAGGAGCAGCATCGCTCCAACTGGGACAACTACTTGCGGCTAAGCCAGTACTTTGGACGTTACCGAAAGCTGGGACTCGGCTCCGTCGACACTGGCGAATCGCTGCAATCTCTGCTCGGCTTcatggagcagcagctgcgggcCAACGTGTCCAAGAACGTGAAGATCCTGCATCTGGCCGAGGATGCGTGCCGTTTGATGGACGGCCTGCGGTTCACCTCGTGCAAAAGCGCCAAGGATCGCACTGGCATGGCGGTCACGCTGGAGCAGTGTCGTGTCCTGGTGCGCGAGTTTCAGCTGCCGGCGAAGCATGTGCCCTACGCGCTCAGCACCATGCGAAG CGAGGGCACGCGCATGGACAACGTGCTGAAGAACATCGGGAAGCGAAAGTATGCCTTCAATCGAACTCAGGTCTCCTTTCTGCCGGCCATGTACAGGCCGCCAGTTGGTAGTTACGGCAAGGCGCAGACTTAA
- the LOC6725932 gene encoding inositol polyphosphate-4-phosphatase type I A isoform X2, whose amino-acid sequence MRFNKPELNSLASNPATRFDKEGLLIITDRQEGFLWRSSEELDLSELPICETALSCDTLPLDTLGRPPNPQVVCSLLPTAGEDCVWREHARTELQERTRTPQFLCTMRFQRSAGLSASTRLRFSVFDVRERMTLTAVPLGHAEVALGVIQDTSRLRLPLTSPRGECGFITLASWSPDAAVEPGQSGNGPPRSSTQLFEGSAGAGVATTSSRRAHRRTQSLPPKLGVRLFVPQQCGLQRVCSNPRLRTYRLHSSLGADISVQETLLESRLCCQLPQQLLSIWIQREKELLQEISGMGELSGEWRWRQMNLLEEHLRLLKDYSQAKQNIQQLARDGVSFKRSSAKADESLEFLPVNLHVQRMWAQNDTLQRRGLLDVVTVGAFTRHDPKGRKCGGLIKLLQESKSWKLEQSNACKVQAANDAVQATKQLRKEIVELMSQLLQLASRRSSMDMMPLCNQMVARTRTLLNLWEPSIVEEAVAFIERHRIIEEPENVLMEPMSPFRKITQQLTALELKSPELEDFATPVVAPPDLWPRGQPPLMRSNSWHPSNSSPSSSLDIRAIDSLQHVVKCYNDHLRSLEQGRQPGRQDEDEEQEATYQSLPVAWQTQSEVSTAAQVPPSDNPADLSVLQLIDLDEIGRQAQRQRHHQPPAGFLDTKLMSSSPSANYYRPTEEPEPLDLTQLNIEASVMCLVSKLKFFCGRCDSPAIRLRHPKAPIKREGFAVAPQQAPDVIAASAASGKQAPNLALDLKPQSVGGSGGTTTAGSVAVKKGNKFTDGLDLSMTTDWAAELRPSMRKLRHAMDRLLKTARLMHSVQRLQQDMRCNRLQASIMYRRDVCFSQALTALVSSLMLRLWGSELDMGYLVMLRDLGPLAYFEGLLTLYGNEADMWSDMCIAIEDLSAVSFQLVRAQGEVAQTPMPRITGSRQALELQLPVPEHSLPGNGTSISFKITPVFFNIGINEKASFAETLGQTKEQHRSNWDNYLRLSQYFGRYRKLGLGSVDTGESLQSLLGFMEQQLRANVSKNVKILHLAEDACRLMDGLRFTSCKSAKDRTGMAVTLEQCRVLVREFQLPAKHVPYALSTMRSEGTRMDNVLKNIGKRKYAFNRTQVSFLPAMYRPPVGSYGKAQT is encoded by the exons ATGCGATTTAACAAGCCGGAACTGAACTCACTGGCCAGCAATCCAGCAACGCGATTCGACAAAGAGGGCCTGCTCATCATCACCGATCGCCAGGAGGGCTTCCTGTGGCGCTCCAGCGAAG AACTCGATCTCTCGGAGCTGCCCATCTGCGAGACGGCGCTCTCCTGTGATACCCTGCCCCTGGACACGCTGGGGCGACCGCCCAATCCGCAGGTGGTGTGCTCGCTGCTACCGACGGCTGGAGAGGATTGCGTGTGGCGGGAGCACGCACGCACCGAGCTGCAGGagcgcacacgcacaccccAGTTCCTGTGCACGATGCGCTTCCAGCGCAGCGCCGGATTGTCGGCCAGCACACGGCTTCGCTTCAGCGTCTTCGATGTCCGCGAACGGATGACGCTCACCGCCGTGCCGCTGGGCCATGCCGAGGTGGCCCTCGGCGTCATCCAGGACACCAGCCGGCTGCGCCTGCCACTCACATCGCCGCGCGGCGAGTGCGGCTTCATCACCCTGGCCTCCTGGTCACCCGACGCTGCCGTGGAGCCCGGCCAGTCGGGGAATGGTCCGCCGCGTTCCAGCACCCAGCTCTTCGAGGGATCGGCTGGCGCCGGTGTAGCCACAACGAGCAGCAGACGAG CCCATCGTCGCACCCAGTCGCTGCCGCCGAAGCTGGGCGTCCGCCTCTTTGTGCCGCAACAGTGCGGCCTGCAGCGGGTGTGCTCCAATCCCCGCCTGCGCACATACCGCCTGCACTCGTCGCTGGGTGCGGACATCAGTGTGCAGGAGACGCTGCTGGAGTCGCGCCTCTGCTGCCAGCTGCCCCAGCAGCTGCTCTCCATTTGGATACAGCGCGAgaaggagctgctgcaggagATCTCCGGCATGGGTGAGCTGAGCGGCGAGTGGCGCTGGCGGCAGATGAACCTGCTGGAGGAGCATCTGCGCCTGCTCAAGGACTACTCGCAGGCCAAGCAGAACATCCAGCAGCTGGCCCGCGATGGTGTCTCCTTCAAGCGCTCCTCCGCGAAGGCGGACGAGTCGCTGGAGTTCCTGCCGGTCAATCTGCACGTGCAGCGGATGTGGGCGCAGAACGACACGCTGCAGCGACGCGGCCTCCTGGACGTGGTCACCGTGGGCGCCTTCACGCGCCACGATCCCAAGGGACGCAAGTGCGGCGGTCTCATTAA ATTGCTGCAGGAGAGCAAATCGTGGAAGCTGGAGCAGAGCAACGCTTGCAAGGTGCAGGCGGCCAACGATGCCGTGCAGGCCACCAAGCAGCTGCGCAAGGAGATCGTCGAGCTGATgtcgcagctgctgcagttggccAGTCGACGCAGTTCCATGGACATGATGCCGCTGTGCAACCAGATGGTGGCGCGCACACGCACGCTGCTAAATCTCTGGGAGCCGAGCATCGtcgaggaggcggtggccttCATCGAGCGCCATCGCATCATCGAGGAGCCGGAGAACGTGCTGATGGAGCCGATGTCGCCGTTCCGCAAGATAACCCAACAACTGACCGCGCTGGAACTGAAGTCACCGGAGCTGGAGGACTTCGCCACGCCGGTGGTAGCGCCACCGGATCTCTGGCCACGCGGTCAGCCGCCGCTGATGCGTTCGAACAGTTGGCATCCGAGCAATAGCTCGCCGTCCAGCTCGCTGGACATCCGGGCCATCGATTCGCTGCAGCATGTGGTTAAATGCTACAACGATCACTTGCGCAGCCTGGAGCAGGGCAGGCAGCCAGGTCgccaggacgaggatgaggagcaggaggcCACATATCAGTCGCTGCCTGTTGCCTGGCAAACGCAATCGGAGGTCAGCACAGCCGCGCAGGTTCCGCCATCGGATAACCCAGCTGACTTATCCGTGCTGCAGCTAATCGATCTGGACGAGATCGGACGGCAGGCGCAGCGACAGCGGCACCATCAGCCACCGGCCGGCTTTCTAGACACGAAGTTGATGAGCTCCTCGCCGTCGGCCAACTATTATCGGCCCACGGAGGAGCCGGAGCCACTGGATCTCACCCAGCTAAACATCGAGGCGAGCGTTATGTGCCTGGTCAGCAAGCTGAAGTTCTTCTGCGGACGCTGCGACAGTCCGGCGATCCGGCTGCGTCATCCGAAGGCGCCCATCAAGCGGGAGGGATTCGCTGTGGCGCCACAACAGGCGCCGGACGTGATAGCGGCCTCGGCAGCCAGCGGCAAGCAGGCACCCAATCTCGCGCTGGATCTCAAGCCGCAGTCCGTCGGTGGTAGTGGTGGAACCACCACAGCCGGCTCTGTGGCCGTAAAGAAGGGCAACAAGTTCACCGACGGCCTGGATCTCTCAATGACCACGGACTGGGCGGCGGAGCTGCGTCCCAGCATGCGAAAACTGCGCCACGCCATGGATCGCCTCCTGAAGACAGCCCGACTGATGCACTCGGTCCAGCGGCTGCAGCAGGACATGCGCTGCAATCGCCTCCAGGCGAGCATCATGTACCGCAGGGACGTCTGCTTCTCCCAGGCG CTAACCGCTCTGGTCAGCTCATTGATGCTGCGTCTCTGGGGCAGCGAGCTGGACATGGGCTATCTGGTGATGCTGCGCGACCTGGGCCCACTGGCCTACTTCGAGGGCCTGCTGACGCTGTACGGCAACGAGGCGGACATGTGGAGCGACATGTGCATCGCCATCGAGGACCTGTCCGCCGTCAGCTTCCAGCTGGTGCGGGCGCAGGGTGAGGTCGCCCAGACGCCCATGCCACGGATCACTGGCTCGCGACAGGCGCTGGAGTTGCAGCTGCCTGTGCCGGAGCACTCGCTGCCGGGCAATGGCACCTCCATTTCGTTCAAGATCACGCCCGTCTTCTTCAACATCGGCATCAACGAGAAGGCGAGCTTCGCCGAGACGCTGGGTCAGACCAAGGAGCAGCATCGCTCCAACTGGGACAACTACTTGCGGCTAAGCCAGTACTTTGGACGTTACCGAAAGCTGGGACTCGGCTCCGTCGACACTGGCGAATCGCTGCAATCTCTGCTCGGCTTcatggagcagcagctgcgggcCAACGTGTCCAAGAACGTGAAGATCCTGCATCTGGCCGAGGATGCGTGCCGTTTGATGGACGGCCTGCGGTTCACCTCGTGCAAAAGCGCCAAGGATCGCACTGGCATGGCGGTCACGCTGGAGCAGTGTCGTGTCCTGGTGCGCGAGTTTCAGCTGCCGGCGAAGCATGTGCCCTACGCGCTCAGCACCATGCGAAG CGAGGGCACGCGCATGGACAACGTGCTGAAGAACATCGGGAAGCGAAAGTATGCCTTCAATCGAACTCAGGTCTCCTTTCTGCCGGCCATGTACAGGCCGCCAGTTGGTAGTTACGGCAAGGCGCAGACTTAA